The genomic DNA tgaagggaggtttggcagtcGATCTGTAGCTAAGATTGTATACACTGAGCTACATTACTGTATAGAATGTGTatagtgtagtttttgatacgctttagatataatttgaactaaggtaatctacttcttgttgtttttatgcttgttatcagaaataaactgaACTCTATAAGGACTCtgttgctgaaaccatctaaTCACACAATGTTATCAATGAAGTGTTATACAAACAGTTTATTTGATTTCACTTGCTTTTTTCCTGACTTATTGTTAGGTTGCTGGAAAACAACTTGGACAAAATTGTATGTGGACGAAAGGGTATTCGATTCTTCTTTCCACTATGTGGTAAAGCTGTGGACATGAAATGGTACAGGatctaaaatttattttaatgaaaaatatttaaaaaatgtccttGTGTTCTCTAAACTTTCCATTATATTTTCAGGCTGGCAGACATGGGTCACACAGTGGTTGGAGTTGAATTTGCAGTAAAggcaataaaacagttttttgaaGAGCACGACCTAACATACAGTGAAGAGCTAGTATCCGAAATTCCTGGAGTGAAGGTTTTCAAGGTATCAGATGGTATTGTTTTGTCAAAGACATTAAATTACCATGGTAGTGGTGTACCTGATCACAAAGCTCTCATTTAAGCATCCAGATGGAATTACAGTACCCAAAAATCATAAAATGATTCGCTACAGTTGTATTGTTGGTATAGTATGACATGTCTTGGGTCTTATTTCTACTATGGGATTTACCCACTCACAATCAGAAttctatcatttacattttatgcatttggcagatcagatgcttttatccaaagtaattTACAGTTACTGTACATTTGTGCTCTCTCTGAccttgaacccatgaccttttgagTTGTTAATGCAGCCTGATGTTTACTGTGTGAGATAAAATTCATGCCCGCTCAACTAATGCATTTTACTTCTTCTCAGAGTACGGATGGAAAGATCTCCATCTATCAGTGTGATTTATACAAGTTCTCCAGGTGCGTGTTTTACCTTATCATTTTAGATGATAAAATATGCTACTACATGAAATcatttatctctctctctctctgtctctgcgTGTGTCCTCTGCCCCGGTCTTTGTTCACATGCAGTGCAATTGCAGGAAGGTTTGGAGAGATATGGGATAGAGGAGCACTGGTGGCTATTAACCCATGTGACAGGCAAAAGTATGTTGACCTTTTACACAAGGGATGGCCATTATTTGCAAATGTAAACCCCAAAAGGGTGATCAGGACCCTGTCACGtagctgcctgtacattatctctcacaaattatattatattatatacacCCACACTTTTAATCTATATTTAAATTCATATCTTCTTCATTTGCAAGGTATGCCAGTCTCCTTATTTCCTTAATGGAGAGTGACTGCAAATATCTTTTGGATACGTTGGAATATAATCCTGAGTTATATAAAGGTAACATTAGAAGAGAATGCTAAATAGAATAGAGTCTCTTTTCTTTATATGTGTTATTTATATGGAGTATTTGATCATTTCTAATTGTCAAATTTGACATAACAGGTCCACCATTTTTGGTAACAGAAGGGGAtgtgaaatatttatttggtaaGTTTAGGTCTTTTGAAACTTACCTATAGTATTTcagttagtttagtttagttttggtcactttttatatggccttagctggtcaggctggaagaccagcttaatcaccagctaaaaccagcttgtTTTGTCTCTTATTGCAGATGTGGCCTGTGACATTGAATTGCTTCAGACTGTAGATGGCTTTGAGGAAAGACACAGATCATGGGGAATCGATTCACTGACTGAGAAACTGTACTTTCTCACTCCAAAGAAACAATGACAATGACAGTCTTAAATTCCTGAATAATAGACCCATTTTAATCCACTTTTATTAAGTTTGTACGATGGGAATACAATGTTAtctacaatattttttttaaaatgtttcactattttaataatttttggtGACTAAAAAAACTTCGAGGCGTTTTTACCTAcagtacacatactgtatagtgaatgaTGAGTGCTTTCTGTTTGACCACAAGAGGGCAGTAGATTAAAAGGGAAGTCTTGCGCAACATTCAGTATGTCAACAACAAAGATAAACACCCCTTTCCATGTTTTAAACTGACGAAACTGTAAGTGTAAAGAAATTAAACGAGTTATATAGCCTACGTTTTAGctcatattttctttttatatttcttgAACACTGAATGTTCAGGTCATATTTAAGTTCACGTCTCTTCCATATTAGCtacatttttggttttaaatgcaaacaaatatgcACATGATAACTTTATTAACAAGTGTTTAATCAAGACAACGTGTAACGTTTTaacgttatttttttattttaataactttCTTAACTCGAGCAGATAGTTTATAGCTTGttgtcaaaaaaacaaaacaaaaaacatgacgCTGTGCCCTATGGCCTCCTCCGCTGACGCGCACCGCTGGCCAGATGTGCGTCTGTTTACTTTAAATTTAGCTCGTGCGAAGGCACCTCGAGTCCCTTAGCCAATCACAAACGCTGGGGGCGTGGTCGACTGTAATATTGAGGATGCGAGGTAACGAACAATGTAAACCCATATGCGGATGGATATCGTGGATTGGAATTAATTGTAGATTTTATAAAATTGTCTAAATGTAAAGAAAAGGGGATTTATCATTGGACGTTGGCGGCATCGCGTTGAGACAGATCCGGGTGCGATTGAACGGAATTTGAGGTAACGTTAGTGCACCGTTGAAGTTCAGCTAGAGGTACTGTCAGACAAAACAACGGTGTTGCGTTGTGCATCCGCATCGCTTTAATACTTTATTCATTCGTGACTCGTCCAGATTTTATAATTCAAGGCCACGGAGACCTTCGATTTTAAATGTGCTGCCCACCCCAATGGCACAGGCTGCGACCATTGTTTCCTTGTCATATTTCATACACAACAACACAGCGTCTTTCGTCCATGCACCGACAGCTCACTAAAATATTTACGTGGCTGCTGGCGTGTTGGTTTGCTTTGTGTATAGACGGCAGCCTGTCTCCTCATTCTTTCTAACGACACCACGCGCAATTAAGGTAAGAAGCCACGTTATTACCGCGAGACCCATAACTGAACTTAGACTCATACTAATTATATAAATACCCAGAATGGAATATTAATAACATATTTAAAGAAATTCTGCCTCTTATCTGAGTGGAAAGAGCGAGAGGGACGCAGAAAGAGGTGTGAGATTACGAGCGAACGCGCGCTCGCTGCGTCTGCTCGTGCGATCCGCTCTGTAACTCAATCAGGTTGTAGAGCTGTGAAGGGAGAGGACGCGCTTTTCAGgggagagaaggagagagagaagtGTCCACAGAGAGCTTCAGGGGTGGACCGTATGGCGCGGGTGTTATTGCATCACGTAACATTGTGCTAGTGAAAACATAAGCAGGGACATTtgacggagagagagaggagaggaGGAAGCGTTCAGTCAGTGTCGGCAGATGATGAGGAAGGATGCGGCCATACTGAAGGACCAGCGTTATAACAGGTAACGCACTTATCTCACCTTTACactgaataataataacaaagcAAGCGAGAGTAGTTGTAGCTAGTAGGCTATAGATATCCTACAACTGAATTTAACATACATTTACAAGTGGTTAATGTTAAGTGGAACAACACATACTTTCCCATTATTTAGTTGTATGTATTACCATTACTGTACATATATGCTCAAACATTTGAGTAATCTATATTAAGCAatgcttatttaaaatgtataattttctaCCTGTATAAATGAATGACTGGCAGCAGCCCATTAAGTATGCATGCTGACAGCAGTTATTACAAGTAAGACCTGATTAAtagtattttttatgtattgtaattatttatatacactCACAAATCTCAAACAATATTACAACattcctatttaaaatgttatattacTCACTACCTGTATAAATGGAGCCCTATAAAGTATGCATGCTGAGAGCAGTGATTACAAATTAGAGATGTCTGACATACCACAGGTGTATCAGGACCACCACCACCACGCCATTTCAAATGCATGTGTTTTTAATTAGATCCCAAGACACCTATAGTGGTTAAAACAGTAACTTGATTGTGCGTGATAAGTTATGTGCAGTCTTACTGTTTAAAATTCGCATTTTTTTGCCGTGCAAAACCATGCAGACTCCAAACTGTTTGGGGGGAAATGTACCACCCGGCTTGGTATGTGAATAGATTTCTTCATCATTTGATTTTTGTGCTATTATGAGAGCACCATGTGAAATGAATAAAGCGTCCACCCCTGCGGTGGAGTTGAAAGAAGAGGGGAATCGGTAGGGGATGGAAAAATGGCTGGAATCTTGACCCTTCTTACAGGCTCTTATAACTCACTCCATAGCATCATATAACgtatatgactttatttagACCAGAGAAAGGTAACGGAGAGAGGAGGAGCATGGGAATGAATACCCAGGCATTGTGACACAGTAAGCTCATGATATTTAGATTTAGGTTTTCAGCTCTTAAATATATGCCCTGTATTCATACATTTATGACTGCTAGAGCTGATAACCTCCAATCGTCTCAACCCATCCTGTTTGTTAGCATAATTAGCCTTTGTGGCATGTGTGCAGAGAACATATTGTGTAGACTAATCATGCCTGCTGGTAATTATTGTTGTCCAGTAATTAAAACATGAAAGTAGTGGGAGGTTGTTGAACAAGATGTAACCGTCTTCTCAACCATATTGCACCAGAAATTACATGTCAGTCTGTGAGCGCAAACAACTTTTTTGCCCTAGTTTCTTTTTTAATCTGCATTTGCTGATTTGAGATGACTCCAAAACTCCATGTCCTGTATGTTCTTAAGACGATTTGATTTAGATTTTTCACAAACATCTTCCACGCTGAAATTACATTCGCATTAGTCATTTTGGTCTGTGTTTTCTCAAAAGCTCATCTGACTGCAGGCCAGACTGACGTCCCAGCAGGCTTGACCACAAGCTCAGCATGGGTCAGTCTCAGCACCACAAACATGCAGCAGAACTAGGCTGGGCAGTTGGCTCCAACCTTGCTGTCGCTTTCACTTGACCTGTAATGACAGAGTTTCGCGTTTAATTTTAACTCCGTCTCACCCACCTCACCACACCATTTGTATTTCTCTAGCATCAGTTGCCAGTAGCATTTTTCTTACACGTACAGCTTAGGGCAGTTGTTGCTAAATTAAGGAGGAAATCACAGAGACGCACTGTATCTTTTGGAGAGCTTCTGCGAGAACGAACATTTTCTTAGTTGGGGCAATTCTGGTGCATTCTGggtataaaatgtatatctaAAACAAACAATCAAATGTGACCCTACCTGTGACAACCTAGCTAAAGCCTTTTTGTTAATTACTgtttttatgcataaaatcatcctacatattgtaaagaacattcagtgaaaatataaccttgctacagtatctttaatattgattgagaAAGTCTATGTCAGGGGTGTCAAACATACGGCCCGCGGGCCGCATACGGCCCACAAAGGTGTCCAATCTGGCCCGCATgatgatttattaaatataaaaatacatattttaaaaacccttTCAGGCGGGTGTCTAGTTCGTTTTTAATATAAGAGACTTGCGGAAAGCAGCAAAACGCGGAACATAGACTTAACACGGTGCCCAAAAATCTTGCTGTTGTATTGTTACTGCTCCGCTAAAGATCCACTTATTCCGCTGgtccacttcgtgttttcccgaccgctccgcagcatctctgtgtccACTCTCTGCCTGGAGAGCGAAGGCGACAGTTTCCGAAGTTCGTtccattaacaggtagattaattacattaaatcagttgttaaacaacagaattagtaatttggaagtttgtttatgtatttcttccggtaatgatttgctgtctgtgttttaaaagtgctaacaagtgctagcaagcaaacaacaacaacaaaatagccACATTCTTATTAACGTTACAATACATGTCTAATCGATTTAATGTTCCCTatcagatctaagttaatataaacaataaattaatataaatttgctgttgttggcacactttgtagacaaaaaatacaaaaaacaccaatgccttcacaaaataacgacagagaacggaaagagaggctgctaaaggcagttcaacattgcaaacatggattcaaagctccatcaagccagcaggtaaatcatattgaatatttagcagattgtcacactttaattcttgttattatatttcccattataatcacatgctagtaatataacacatcataatattttattaaaaccataataatagtaccaacccccttagtgccctttttggtttgggccactgccccatctagcattttcattttctaaatgactgttctcattacaaatatattccaaagaaaatttaatgatttataaataattttggcattaaggaataatgcaaaagaagttaaattaaggcttttcaacctaaggccagtggattttgtacagatgtaaatttgtgtgtataataTGTCAGTATAAGTGTGaccttatgaaatgtagttttcacagagctgtgtgtttctctgGTTTTCTTGCTGAACAAACAAATTAAttggtttgtttagttaatattaacacaattatcagcacactaaagttaaaaaaaaaaatccggcCCTCACATCATGGCGTTATTTACCATCCGGCCCTCAgcctaaaatgagtttgacacccctggtctatgtcaaagattgaaattaagcaaaaattaaatggattttacagacaggggcGCAAAATAGTCACACTGGTCAGATGCGGGTGTACTCGAATTGCAGTTGAGACAGGTTAGAAAGTTGCGGGCTtctaatacaaaataattacatcaAATCTTACAAGGGAGATCTTTAAACCGGAACGTTTATTAGCCAAACATGTGTTGCTTCCAAGGGGGTTGGCCTTACAGTAAATCACACAGTGCTCTGGTTACTAAGAAATAGCTAAGTAGTAGTGATATTGAAAGTAATGTCATTTTTTTCCAgtgttaaaaatacttttttcaaTCCCAGATTACTGTGCTGTGGCAACTACAAGCAATCCATTTATATAGCTTGTTATAAACAATGcccataaaaaagaaaaatcacaaattAGGCCTGCACAATATTTAAGGGGaaattacatatattttatttatttattcattttattgcAATTTAGGAATTAACTTGCATTTCTTGAATtcgcagatttttttctttgcatTTGTATTTCTTGAAATCGGAGAGATTTCTCTCCATCCTCATATCCACCTGTTTTTTGCCGTAAATGTgggcgccgccatctttgagctttcttgtttatgacttccggtgagccactaaagctaatggtagtctattgcgaatgacacaagtgtgccgttttgactggctgtttaatgtttattatgaaattcaggaagaccgacataatttgtgcagttaggggttgccataatagctgatacaaatgcagtaaatctctacaaaacatttgttttaaccataatccatgcacaaaaactgaatgtgtatgtggcgcacgtgcactcatgatctgtatttacaacTCCATCTAGTAAAACCTTTTATAGAAACtaccagtaaacaataaatacaataattcgattacagtacagaatatatacgacataatctgctaacttaatgtttaaaatagttcttaatgtgtttgcgcatacttttgttatgttttaaataaaaaagcaaatactttaaaaagtaagcaaataatttcataagctcatatCTCCACCTAATGCATACAAagcgatgtaataatattttcataaaatgaaaacaatactcaatacatgtagtagttgaatatgtttattatggtttgttaaaataacgtacaatgtgttgaatgatgCTGCTGACTGTGTCGAACTGCTTGAAGCTCGACGTGTCgccataaacaagtccattaaaaattggcgtttaaaaaaacctcacaccagagggacagttgtgacattttaaaccagcccCTAAAAAGTAGAAAAACGAAGTCTTGGTAAActccatgtacaaacactcgactgactttcccattgtaacgatactggtatgtctctgtgcttttatatttgcgcattgaagacccgtcacatccgatcaacaacacgaaatgattgaatatatcttcatatatcaagccacttcctaatttcatcctcacactagTTCATACATgacaggtgtagtaaatattaactgtttaaatcaggTTTTATGtgtgctcccactacactgttttctaccggctggctattgaaccAGAAGTCTCGCGCAGGAAGGGAAATCCGTCACATTACTTACTTCCGCGTTCGAGAAAAAGGTGGATAGTGTAACACTGACAAAGGCATCCAAAATAGTCTTACTAAAAAAATGCTTGGTTTGTTCTGCAATGTtgatgctgaaaaactatatattttgCAGCCTTATCACAAATTAAATCTCTTTTATATTTCAATTGTTAGtccaaaactaaacaaaaaaatcaaccgACCCGAGTTCAATTaccggctcgaggtcctttgtcggtcccatacccctctctctctctctctacagtGTACTTTTCTGTCCTATCCTAAACTACTGTCTGTCAATACAggcaaaaatgaataaaaaaaacccAACTTGGATTAGATATTTCAATAGAAACATAAACATTTCTCACCAAATCATTCCAAACCAAAATGATCTAAGCTGTGCTATGCATGTTGGTTTCATATCTATGCTCTTCCTATATTTAATTCAATTGCCTTAATAaaccatttttattattttaagaaatgtgaCAAGGGACATTAAAGAAATGACACGCTTCACTTTGAAAAAGGAAGAAAAATACACTTCAGAAGGATAAATTGTTCACTAAGCAGGCTTTTTAGCGCAGATCTGATTCATTCGTCAGAAAGGGAGACGGGCCAGGAGAGATAAGCTCTATGTCCAGCTGTCACACACTCATCATGTGAAAAAACTACTCGGGTTGAAGCGATCTGGGCAACAGGCACGACACAGGAAACTAACTCGGCATGCTTTCAACTGCTGCCTCTTAGCCACGTCCACCTGCTCGCTGTCCTTCTTCATATCCGTGATGCTTAGCCAACGTATAGCTTTTGACCTTACAAAGTGGAAAACACTTGTTCTGAAAAAGCTAATGAAGTGTCTGGAAGACGTATCGCTCCACGTTTCGAAGGCTGTGTTCACTTATTCAGCTGTTTCCTGTCATGGTGATTGAGCAAAACGCCATCACATCCCGATCTCATTACACTGCCTCCAGCTTGTTTCTAGACCTACCTCATTGTGATATATTGTGCAGAATAAGTGAGAAAGACTTACAGTGTAAGTGAAATGAAAGTAAGAGTATGGCTGAATGGGAAAAATAAAGGGTTGTAGAAAGCAAATGAGTAAGAGAAACGTCTCTCTGGGCCCGAAACAACCGGTCACACCCTCTGTGTGATTCCTGCCTTTTGTCAGCTGGGTTTTACGTTCGAGAATATTTGGAATGATGTTATGTAATAAGAATTTAAAGAAAGGAAAAATAATACAGTTGGATTACTGTTATATACCCTCACTGTTACGTATCATGTTCCTGGAGCTCGGAGAGTATTGCGTtagcactgtaaaaatgatatcaaatcaacatttatttagttactttatcttaacaaattaagttatgtcaacttatcacaggtcaaaacttaaaatagtaggctGAATTGACTTACATATCTAAGTTGTtataacatttttacagtggatatatatatatatatatatatatattttacagttcAAAcctagggaacacacatacttgTATACCatgtaatgcattgtaagtcactttggataaaggcATTtgccaaaaatatttaaatgaacattCATTGGTATATGGATTTGAGTTGATAATAAGCATTGGAAACACAACTAACACTTCCATCTTTGGCTATACGATCTCCCTGTTTTGCTGGTGGGTTATCCACATCCAAAAATCCACTGAATTTGCATTGTCCTatattcaggtgtgtttggtgttcACAACTGGGAACAGTGCGAGTTAACCCTTGCGACAATAAATATCAGCATTTGCTAAGAAAATTGAGATTAACATTAACATTGAGGCAAAAAAAGACCAACGAAAGGAAAGCTGAGAAATCAATGTACTAACTAAGGTACTCGTGAATTAATAATGAGCAGCTTGTAATGGAATCCTCTGCATCTGTTTCCTGACAAATATGTGCTTGGCCTGCAGTGTTTAGATGGGAAAAACTTTACCATGCAAAACAACATAAGCACAAAGGTCTTACCATACATCACTAACATAAATATCTCACCGTCATACATGCATTCACACAAATGAGCATATTTCTATCTTATTATATGCCAATAACAATAGATGGCAATAGTTTTGCCCcttgtacactcacctaaagaattataagggaacaccatactaatactgtgtttgaccccctttcgccttcagaactgctttaattctacgtggcattgattcaacaaggtgctaaaagcattctttagaaatgttggcccatattgataggatagcatcttgcagttgatggagatttttGGGATGCatatccagggcacgaagctcccgtttcTCCACATCCCAAAGGtcgggttgagatctggtgactgtgggggccattttagtacagtgaactcattgtcatgttcaagaaaccaatttgaaatgatttgagctttgtgacatggtgtattatcctgctggaatAGCCATCTGAGGAtgggtcataaagggatggacatggtcagaaacaatgctgaggtaggccgtggcatttaaacgatgcccaattggcactaaggggcataaagtgtgccaagaaaacatcccccacaccattacacccccagcctgcacagtggtaacaaggcctgatggatccatgttctcattctgtttacgccaaattctgactctaccatctgaatgtctcaacagaaatcgagactcatcagaccaggcaacatttttccaacCTTCAACTgtcaattttggtgagctcgtgcaaattgtagcctctttttcctattagTAGttgagatgagtggtacccagtggggtcttctgctgttgtagcccatccttCTCAAGggtgtgcgtgttgtggcttcacaaatgctttgctgcatacctcggttgtaaatTGTTGGTaattcagtcaaagttgctcttctatcagcttgaatcagtcggcccattctcctctgacctctagcatcaacaaggcattttcgcccacaggactgccacatactggatgt from Misgurnus anguillicaudatus chromosome 20, ASM2758022v2, whole genome shotgun sequence includes the following:
- the LOC129455652 gene encoding probable thiopurine S-methyltransferase produces the protein MSAQANRVMALSEWEDRWQEGKTGFFHKPCVHQLLENNLDKIVCGRKGIRFFFPLCGKAVDMKWLADMGHTVVGVEFAVKAIKQFFEEHDLTYSEELVSEIPGVKVFKSTDGKISIYQCDLYKFSSAIAGRFGEIWDRGALVAINPCDRQKYASLLISLMESDCKYLLDTLEYNPELYKGPPFLVTEGDVKYLFDVACDIELLQTVDGFEERHRSWGIDSLTEKLYFLTPKKQ